AGCTTTCTTCAAGCTGAAGAAGACTGTACCAAAGCCATCACTCTCGACAAGAAGGTAACTTTCTTTGAACGTAGAAGCTAGTTTCTCTTGGAAGAGAGGCCTTGGatctaaacaaaataatttttttttgttcagaatGTGAAAGCCTATTTACGAAGAGGAACCGCAAGGGAAATGTTAGGCGTTTACAAAGAAGCCATGGATGGTAAGCTTTAAAGAACCAGGATCTGATCCGATTTGATCTAAACCAATGATTAACACTCAGACgttgttgtttcttttcctATTTTAAACTCTGCAGATTTCAGACACGCACTTGTGTTGGAACCAAACAACAAACGGGCGTCTCAATCAGCCGAGAGATTGCGAAAGCTATTCCAGTGAAGCTTGGTTTCTCTTGGTCCCTTACCTCAGCGTTCAATGAGCAAACGTATTTTCCTTAGAATGAGTATAGGCCAATTTTGTTACACCTGTTTTCTTCtagaaagaaaaagtaaaacattcggatatttatgtattttaattatatacattgTGCGGAATATTACGTTGTAACGAAATTTTAGCGCTCTCTAAAATTGGGTTTCAAAAATAATCGTTAATCGTAAACACCGGATACCGAAACTCCCGGTCGTCGTTTATTCAGTGTGAAATTAGGTGAGTTCCTTTAATTACATCGTCTTTAGCCATTTCTTGTCTCGCACGCAATCGACTTTCTGTTTTGGTTTCCCACGCAGATTTTAAACTTGAGTTTGTTTCTCACACAGAAATATTGGGATCAAAACATGTGCATGCAGTAGAATCTCGACAAAAGATCGTAGAGATCGAGTGAGCAATATTTACAAATGACAACGACGGGTCCGGCGAGGACAAGCTCATTGATGGACGATCTCTTGGGACTCCTTAGAATCCGCATCAGACGTGGCGTTAATCTCGCCGTCCGTGACATCAATAGCAGCGACCCTTACATCGTCGTCAAAATGGGCAAGCAGGTCATACAATATATCATCGGATATTTACAGCTTCGTAATATATCATTACGTGcaaatatcaatttattgtttcttttttttttttttgtgcagaaGTTGAAGACTCGTGTCATTAGCAAAGACGTAAATCCAGAATGGAATGAAGATCTGACTCTCTCCGTCACAGACCCCAGTCTTACCGTCCtcttggtatatatatatatatattcatactaaatcatattttaaatcatGATGTTTATATTGATGATATAAAGAACCATATGTAGACGGTGTACGACCACGACATGTTTAGCAAGGACGACAAGATGGGTGATGCAGAGTTCGAGATAAAACCATATATTGAGGCTTTAAGGATGCAACTTGACGGACTTCTTAGTGGAACCATTGTCACCACGGTTCAGCCAAGTCGTCGCAACTGCTTAGCCGAGGAGTCTAAAGTCACTTGGATCGATGGTAAGCTCGTCCAGGATCTCGTTCTCAGATTACGACACGTCGAATGTGGAGAGGTCGAGGCTCAGCTTCAGTGGATTGACCTCCCTGGCTCCAAGGGTCTGTGAAACTTCTCTTTACTAATTACCGTTActttttaaggttttttttctttcaaattgaATTAAACCTCACAATCACAACAAGTGACAGAACCATCTTGATGGTATAGTGAATTAGAAGCGTGTATTTGTCCATAAGAATATAAGGATTATTGGATTAAGAACGTTGAGGGAAGTTTTGCTCCCATATGGTGATGGAGTCATGGTGGTGGATATTGTCTatgtatatttgggtttagatttgTGCCTTAAATAAGGCTTTAATTTGATTAACACGaacaactattttttatttacatgatATCCATTATATAGCAATGAGCACACATATTGTGATGCTTGTATGTATATCCATATACTTTCATGAGTTAACTATTAATGAAAACCATCGTGTATCATATATTTGACAATAATAGGCTTTTTCTACCATTGCATCAGAGGTTCATGTGTATCTTAGACAAGATATGAGCCCGTTGCAACGGATTTTGtgtgatgttttaatttaataaaaaccataaaataataaataattttattatagttttatgattGTGTTTtgcatatattatttgagatttattttataattaaaacccGTTTTTACACATAATtttaagttaatatttgtattttataattatggTGCATAGATGAATTGTTATAAACTTTGTACTTGGGATTATAGAAAATGCTATTCTAAACTTTTAAAATGAACACAACCCGAAATAAGAAAttgaatgaaaagtaaaaagaaatgaaagtcaaatacaccaatcgagtcaataacaatattatacatgttcttatgtattaatttaatgttttattaaataagtctttaaattttttttgttaggattttttttttaaaaaggaaaacattctattttataaaatctcctttttatttacaattaaaaaataatattaaataatctcTTACAATTTTGCTtactattttagaaaataaaaaataaaataaaaaatattatcacatattacaattatcttctacgtagaatttcagaaaaaataaattgctatcaaataattatttttagttattaataaaaattttaaaattaatatttttacaactcgtatcaataataattttacacgtattttgttaattaaataatatttagtatcatgttcatcatcaaatactttcttaaatatattatcaaataaatttttacaaattcttttggtttaggatttgttttataaaaaaacaactcaaatattcttttacagttttttataattttagaaaaagaaattaaatattacatactcttttacaattatattttttctaggatttagaaaaataatttttttatcaaataattatttccagctaatattaactatttttaaaagttgccattttcaaaattcattttttttaatatcactaatatttttacaaattttcttgttaattaattaatttttactatcgtgtttatcattatttttttaagtacaaattactattaaataaaattttacaattctctctGGTCaggattttgttttaaaaagaaaaaaatcttaattgtttaagattagaaaataaatttttttttttagaaatctattttatttaggattttaggaaaATAATAAGTTATATTTACATAATTGCAGTTTTTATTCACATATTCACAgtctattttttcttaattgacACATGTCATAATCATATcaggtgaaatatttgaagttaattttgatttatattttttaacacaagattattaaaaagaaaagttagttaattataagaaaataagattatttttacatttttattttatttagacttttaaaaatgaacttaattattttataattattttttcttttagattttgatacaactattttatttttaataaaaaattatgtttattatttatatatttttattatacatacaaAGAAATATTCATCATATTCACATAAATCTACGACAacaacatcaaaattaaaaattatgttagccataagatgtaataaggataataaaacgtTTAGTTGTTTCaagatattaaaagaaaatactcaggtaataattttcatgtaaatactattgtgttttgtaaatctaatttgTGCAAGCTTAAACCAAAACATAGatgtaaaatatttgtattatttttggTCATAACTTTTTAACatacaattatctattaaaaaaagaaagttagtTACTTATAAGACAATGATAAGAatacttttacaattttgttttaactagacttttaaaaaagtaatactatttatttaaaagttagtttttcttcatgtgttttactaaataatttattgtacttgtaggattttacaattcgtttttgtttaacattttcttTAAAAGTCAATATTTATCTTTAATAATTCTCTATTTTTAGTATCTTTTATAACAAACATTGTTTTAACACATATTACATTTTcaagaaataatatttaataattaatttttataagactatataataataacaataataataataataagaccattaaatgatatttttaattaatttttaagaaaaatcatttttattattttagtatatatattttttatcatgagaaattttaacacatatcacattttcaaatatataactaacattgtcacaatcatgttaattagcaactttgaagaaccaaactttttataaaaatataataataataagactattaaataatatttataattaatttttaagaaaaataattttcattattttagtatatatatttttgattatgagatagtttaacacatatcacatttaaatatataactgacatgtgtcacaatcatattaattagcaattttgaagaaccaaactcaatataatcttttttaataatattttcattaaaattttagaaaataaaaattatattaaatatttttttttcaaatattttttttaggattttgaaaaaaaaaatttctaaaataataactactaaatataaaaaaaaaacatttttactattaaataatttttaaaagtagtttttttcaaaattcgtttttattatcttattatatatatttttaatcattatatatatataaacacaagtcacaatattataagaaaaattactatcaaataGTCTTTTGTAGttatcttttgattaggattttaaaaaaggaGAATTACcttcaaataatatttataattactttttaataaaatttgtttttgtttatatcttagtatatattttttaactatgAGATATATTAACACATGTcgcaatcttaaaatatataattgtcatgtgtcgcgatcatgttaattagcaattttgaaaaattaagctttatataataagataagaAATACATGTTTGTTTCTTCAATAATAAGATATCATTTCTtaagcaaaaaacaaaaaataataagatatcATTCccgcatgttttttttttatcaacaaacgGCTATTCATCGTTCCAGCATGTTATGCGTGGACTCTGAGTGTTGttgcatatatttttttttattcttttttgttAAAGGGCACGTGTTGTTGTATGTTACCTCAGTGTTTTcggtttgatatataaaccggTTTTTCTTTGGTTCAAACTTTGTTTTGTATCACAACTTGTTTCAGATTTGAATAATTATTATCGAtagtatttgaaaatattattatctatacGTATTTGTTCTTTTTTCGGGCATGATGTCGGTAGGGTAGCAATGTGGTTGGTGCAACCAGAGGCGGCCCCGAAGGGAAGCGGAGGAAGCTGGTGCTTCCGGCCACCAATAAGTTATCAAAATTATCGGCCACAGATATATGTTAGTTATTCAGTAGCTTTAGTAGTAAACATTATGGTTTTAGGCAGCGGAGGTCGATGGTTCAACGACcccaaaagttttttttttttttaaaaaaattcctcctttagaatatatatatgaacataaATAGGCCATTATTTTTGGTTATTCTTCCGGCCCCGGTAAATATATGGACCGCccgctagtcgggcggtcggATTGGGGCTACTGCCTAACaagaaaatcggggattaagcGGAAATTATGCGGAGCAgaatttttaaacttttatttaatttatcggTATATATACTAGATAACTTAAGTGAATTACAAAAAACCTAAAGTGGCATAGTGGCCATCGTCTTATTATTGCCCAAAGTAGAGACAGGTTCGAATCTCTTTTGTCTACTTTTGGtcatctttaatgaagggttaaaaatatattttcctttcatctttttctttcctTGTGACAtgactttaaaccctaaacatggCGGCTACCTTTTTGTCGTTTTTACTGTGATTTTTTCGTTCTTTTGCTAGATGTGTACCCACAACATCCAATTTTTTGGCCTATTACAGCTTAATCCTGGCGGCTACGGCCCGTCCGCGACTTTCCGGCGATTACGCGGGCTCTCGGTGCCGCGTTTCAGAACAGTGGTAATTAGTACTAGCCTTAGAAATGATCCCTAACCCTACAACTAGACATAGTGAAACAAAAGTCATGGGCCCCCATCTAAATATAATCTTGTGTCCGCCCTACAAGTTGGTCTTTCTGGCTATAGTTACGGTTCAACCTAATCTGAATTGCGCCATTACTTGATGGGAAAAGCTTTTTTTTAGACCCCAACAGTTTGCATCGTGTCTTTTTAGAcccaaacaaaacataaacgCAAAATCATTCATGaactaagatttttttaaaaaaacttcgACCCAAACTTGACTCCGTAACATTTAATCCTACCTTGACTAACTTAtcgttagtcaaccgttaaacCATGCTTAGTCGGATAAAGGAAAAATGCTGATTTAAACATGTACAATTTTGGTCGTGCCTTTTCAGACCTAAACAATGAGTAAGTGCGATTTTATATCCAAGCTgaacaataatttaaatttcataCCCAAACtttaatattaacataaaaactattttggcTAATGTTTGGTTAGTCAACCGGCGTcgttttaactaaaataattaaaaaaatactcacTATGACTCGAACCCACGCCTTGAGAAACCCTAAACTGAGAATTAAACCACTGGACTAAgacaaattttgtaaaatatacatatatactaaaTTATATAGGTACCAAAACGAGTAAATAAATCACTAGCTTCTTCTCCCTCTGGCTATCTCTCTCTCAGTTGTCAATTTCAGAAGTTTCAGTCTTTAGGAAGTTCTATTTTTGATAGTAATGAACATTTTAAAATCACATGAGAAGGTAATGTTGGGAGCCAAAAAGAATAGCTTCGGCTACAACAAGTAGACAATAGCGGATATTAGTTTCTTCAGCTAAAATGAATTAGCATGAACCAAGGCATTATTAAGCCCAATAAATCGAATCCATTTGATCAGGGATCGATCCGCGACGAATCCGTGAGCAAACCTAGTATCGAGAAGAAGTAAAACAAAGGTGTAACATGAAAGAGAGCGGATTGGCGAACAAGACAAAGATATAAGttagtatatatgtaaatatgataaaagttaCTGACCTGATGGTAAAGTGTTCGTTTAATTCACTTGTCTGGTGTGGGTTCAGCCCTCCAAGTAACAGAATTTCATTATTATAGCAAAAACGACGTTGTTTTAACTCTCCCTCGACATGTCATGCATCTCTTCATAGACACTGACTCGCTCAAAAATAACAATTGACTAACCATACGTTAGTCAGAGTAGTTTTTTTATGAAACTCAAACTCACTACAAGAATTCATTAAATTAGCTACGGTTGGCAAATGCATTTTGTAGCTAGATTTTTTAGCTACAAATATAGCGACAAACGCACAAAATTTTAACTTTGTAGCTCAATATGTGGctaactatataaatctatAGCTATATAGCTAGAGACGAATTTTGTTGGTGGTCTATAGCTACATAGCTACACAATGGCTAGGG
The window above is part of the Brassica napus cultivar Da-Ae chromosome C3, Da-Ae, whole genome shotgun sequence genome. Proteins encoded here:
- the LOC106360448 gene encoding protein C2-DOMAIN ABA-RELATED 4 isoform X1, which codes for MTTTGPARTSSLMDDLLGLLRIRIRRGVNLAVRDINSSDPYIVVKMGKQVIQYIIGYLQLRNISLRANINLLFLFFFFVQKLKTRVISKDVNPEWNEDLTLSVTDPSLTVLLTVYDHDMFSKDDKMGDAEFEIKPYIEALRMQLDGLLSGTIVTTVQPSRRNCLAEESKVTWIDGKLVQDLVLRLRHVECGEVEAQLQWIDLPGSKGL
- the LOC106360448 gene encoding protein C2-DOMAIN ABA-RELATED 4 isoform X2 — encoded protein: MTTTGPARTSSLMDDLLGLLRIRIRRGVNLAVRDINSSDPYIVVKMGKQKLKTRVISKDVNPEWNEDLTLSVTDPSLTVLLTVYDHDMFSKDDKMGDAEFEIKPYIEALRMQLDGLLSGTIVTTVQPSRRNCLAEESKVTWIDGKLVQDLVLRLRHVECGEVEAQLQWIDLPGSKGL